The DNA sequence AGGGTAGTATTTACTTTCCTACCTTCACACCATTGGTTATAGCTGTAGAACAAAGAGGAGGTTCTTCAGGGAAAAGATTAATGGCTCTGACATTTTCTTCTTCGTGCAGTTTGACAAATCCATTCTGTAAACGGCGACCATGTTCTTCTAACCAAAGTAGCATGGCATCCTGTTGCTCTTCACTATTCAACCCGTGACCTAACTTAATCAGCTCATGGGGTACACAAGGGATCATTTCCCCTTCTGTAAGAAGATTTCTGGTTCCAACATATAGTTGACCATTGGTGCAATTGAGGAAAAACAACTTTTCACTGTAAGTGGTCGAAGCAGCCACAAGAACATACTTGGATCTCCTGAAGAAGCCTAATTTACGCGTAACTTGCAGAGTATCTCGTATTACCTGACGTATTGGTAACAGGTACACGTTCACATAATGACTATAGAATGAGTAACCACCAATTATGCCCAAAGAACTGCCAAATGTATGAGTTACTAGATTTGCCTTTTCAACTTCTTGACCATTATGAAAGCGATACAGAATCCTAGTAGGAAGTGGCAGCTTCACTTTTAAGGCACTCTCCAACTCTAGAATCTCTTCTTCTGTTGCACCTTTACAAAGAGTCGCCTTAGCTTCGGGAAAATTATCGTTCAGCCAAGCCTCTATTCCGTCCCAGCACCTCTTCACACGCTTAACAAGTGACCAAGGATACTTCCCAAAAGCTTGACGCCATGATTGATAAGCTTCCTGCACAATAAAAGAAACAGTCTGAATTTTCAGTAACATGAaagcaaaagggaaaaaactAATCAATTCAGACAGAAAACAACTACAGGAACTTTAGGATGTGTTTGTGAGTTGaagttttggaggaaaaattaAAACTCCAATAACTTTACACTACAAGCCCTTCCCTCCCCTCTTCTATTCTCTCCAAACTCCACAAGATGTGTTTGCAaagcagagagagagagagagtgaagcTAGTGATTTGGACCAAGTCAACAACCTAGTGAAGTTATATTGAGTGCTCCTACCTATCCATTTCAAGTTTCAACACACAAGGTTGAACGATACCAAGGGACAACCAGCATAATATGACCCCATATTCTCCTTGAAATTGAAAGATGCAGCAACAAAACAAAACTCAACTTTGACAATTTTTTCCTCTCCAATCACCACTATCCAAAGCCTTTCCCACCATGCCAAAGGCTCGTTGGCCACTACTAAAACCCTTGCAACGCAATTTTTTTtcatccccccccccccccccccaaaaaaaaaaaccaccTTTATTGCACAATCCagcataaaaaaaaaggaactTTTTTAGGGTACAGAGTTAAATCAGAAATACGaggaattgaaattaaaagtaaaagtaaaagggTGAAAAAAGAGGATACCTTGAAGGAAGGGAGAGGGTTTCCGAGAGGATCAAGAGGGTGACAGAGGGAGAGATCGTTGCGACAGAAATTGATCCAAATTAGGTCATCGGAGGCAGAAGAACGAAGCCTTTTGCTGACGCAGGAAACCCTTCCAGCGTCTTTGGGAGGCAGCTTCTTGAGAATGACATGAATCGCCAAATCACCAAGCGATTCCAACCCCATAATCGCGTGCTTTCTCTCTCAAATTCAGTCACTCGCATTCATCAATGGCCTCCGCCTCAGCTTCAGCTACTACTCTTAACTCTGCTGCCGACCCAGCAATTATGAACAACCAATAAGATTATCAATTCAGCTCCATGTATTTTCGATGTaagaattggattttttttttccgcTGTTCTTTTTTCTGAAACGGGATAAAAACTTGGATCAATCggatgattgaaaatatatatatatcacggTTGAAACTGACACTACAGTTAATTTCACGTGTATAATTGAGAGACATgaaatgataatttaattaaatatatcaaatcaTACCTATTAATTTCACATGTACATGAAGTTAATCTGAATTTCTACCCTATATAACATCCA is a window from the Arachis stenosperma cultivar V10309 chromosome 3, arast.V10309.gnm1.PFL2, whole genome shotgun sequence genome containing:
- the LOC130969763 gene encoding F-box protein SKIP16, with amino-acid sequence MGLESLGDLAIHVILKKLPPKDAGRVSCVSKRLRSSASDDLIWINFCRNDLSLCHPLDPLGNPLPSFKEAYQSWRQAFGKYPWSLVKRVKRCWDGIEAWLNDNFPEAKATLCKGATEEEILELESALKVKLPLPTRILYRFHNGQEVEKANLVTHTFGSSLGIIGGYSFYSHYVNVYLLPIRQVIRDTLQVTRKLGFFRRSKYVLVAASTTYSEKLFFLNCTNGQLYVGTRNLLTEGEMIPCVPHELIKLGHGLNSEEQQDAMLLWLEEHGRRLQNGFVKLHEEENVRAINLFPEEPPLCSTAITNGVKVRASALLIPELSDLQDDVEKFLFAYSIRMSLEPQGCIINGVSFDSCQLHWRHWIIRADDMVVSDVNGEAVIGKFPLLCPGDKEFVYQSCTHIPTSSGSVEGSFTFVPGRLAEPKGDPFLVTVASFPLKLPGYVF